CGTCATATCAACAGATCAACATCATTTTCTGACAATACGATAGAGGTTAATTCACCCTTGTCGATTGTGTCGCCACCGATAATGTGCAAATCAGATGCGATTCTTTCACTTTTCCTTGTAAATAACTAGCAAGTTTGGCTGAGCCATGCTTTATTTCCGACAGTAACTTCTGTCATAAACAGTCTGTGCGAACACTGCGATGAGCTTCGCCAAATAGTGCATCCAAAACATTCCAAGCAATGCGCATCACGATGCCGAACGATTAAAGGCGAGCTATGCGCAATAATGATCACGCCAAATCCTTTGCCAGCATAGTCAATTTCGCCTTGCAGTTCCTAAACATCGTGGTCGATAGTGTTTGCCTCGGCTCAATCCCGCGTTGACAGGCATTCATGCTATCCTCATGAAAGCACCAGCAAAGCAGGCAAAGCCGCCATGCCAACCACCATCAACCGTAAGCTCTACTCAGAACTGGACAAGCTGCTATGGATGTCCATTGCGATAACCATTGACCCTAATTTGCCTTCCGCGTGTATGAAGAACGTCTGGTGCTTCATGCAAGCGCAGAACCTGCAGTGACAGATCGAGCAAGTCTAATCAAGGAACTCACTCGCACAGTGTGGCAAGGCATATTCATTCCAGCGTTTGGTGTGTCGCATAATAACCATGCGGATTTGACGATTTCACCGTACTAACCAAGTAACTTCATAACCCGGACTTTGAACATGTCTGGTCTACGTCGGGATATTGAGCAATCTATCCCGTAACTGCCGCTGCATCGTCCTAAGCAGTCTTTTTCAAACGCAACGCCCACACCGCCGCAATCACCGCCGCCAAAAACGACACCAGCGCCCAATTCGCGAGCGAAAGTCCCAAAATGACCAGTTCTTGGTCTTCGCATAAGCCGCTGACTTCAAATAAGCTGGGAATATTATCGCTGAGGAAATACACCAATTGCTCAATCAGATTCGGATTGCTGCCTGCGCATGACGCGCTGCCCGGCGGCTGCAATTGTAACCACGTCTGATAACCGGCGGTCGCGGTTCCCACGCCTGCCAGCAACATCACCAGCCCGCCCCATACTTTTTCACCAAACCCCGTCGCCGCCAGCAACCCAAACACCGCCAGCAGCATGAATAACAGCCGCTGAAAAACGCACAAATAGCACGGATGCAAATCCAGCCAAGCGGTCAGCACAAAGCTGCTTGCCGCGAGGCTCATGGCAATCAGGCCAAGCGCCAGCCATAAGGTTTTAGAGGTTACTGTCAACATGTGTCGGGGTTTCCTGTATTTTCACAACGCCTATCGTACAAGAATTAGCAGCACCCCACAGTATGAAATCCCTTATTGCGGTTGTTTTCTTTTCCGGGGTAGGCTGTGTACAGTAGGTGTTTGGATGCGGTTGAGAGAGGCGGTTATGGATACGAAGGCAAACCCTGTGCAATTGGTGGATCGTTTCGGGCGGCAAGTCACGTATGTGCGGCTGTCCGTGACGGATCGCTGCGATTTGCGTTGCGTGTATTGCATGTCCGAAGACATGACCTTTGTACCGCGTGAACAATTACTCACCCTAGAAGAAATGACGCGCTTGGGCAAAGCCTTTGTGGAGCTGGGGGTGAATAAAATTCGGATTACCGGCGGCGAACCGCTGGTGCGCCGCAATATTTTGAAACTGTTCCAAGATTTGGGGCAACTCGACGGCTTGCACGATTTGACCGTGACCACCAACGGCACGCAATTGGCGCGTTACGCCAAAGACCTGCAAGCCGCTGGCGTTACCCGCGTCAATATCAGCCTCGACACCTTAAATCCCGACCGTTTTCACGCTTTAACGCGCTTGGGTGACATCCATAAAGTGCTGGCAGGCATCGACGCAGCCTTGGAAGCGGGTTTCCAGCGCGTCAAACTCAATGCCGTTATTTTGAAACACCGCAACCACGACGAAGTGCTGAATTTGGTGGAATTTGCCCACGGGCGCGGCATGGACATTACCTTTATCGAAGAAATGCCCCTAGGTGTCATTGGCGAT
The DNA window shown above is from Candidatus Thiothrix sulfatifontis and carries:
- the moaA gene encoding GTP 3',8-cyclase MoaA, with amino-acid sequence MDTKANPVQLVDRFGRQVTYVRLSVTDRCDLRCVYCMSEDMTFVPREQLLTLEEMTRLGKAFVELGVNKIRITGGEPLVRRNILKLFQDLGQLDGLHDLTVTTNGTQLARYAKDLQAAGVTRVNISLDTLNPDRFHALTRLGDIHKVLAGIDAALEAGFQRVKLNAVILKHRNHDEVLNLVEFAHGRGMDITFIEEMPLGVIGDHDRAEAFYSSDEILRDLQQHLPLSAIEEQTGGPARYFRREDSAYRVGFISPHSHNFCDTCNRVRVTAEGRLLLCLGQEHSMDLRRVLRANPSDDARVRAALLESMAIKPQGHEFNLQAAQPLIFRHMSATGG
- a CDS encoding disulfide bond formation protein B; amino-acid sequence: MLTVTSKTLWLALGLIAMSLAASSFVLTAWLDLHPCYLCVFQRLLFMLLAVFGLLAATGFGEKVWGGLVMLLAGVGTATAGYQTWLQLQPPGSASCAGSNPNLIEQLVYFLSDNIPSLFEVSGLCEDQELVILGLSLANWALVSFLAAVIAAVWALRLKKTA